Genomic window (Chloroflexota bacterium):
GGCACGGTGAAATTTGACCTGAAGGCGTGGAATCCGGCCCTGCACCTCGCCCTCACCGGCGCCGATAACCGCCGAACGCTGGACAACTTCGCGCAGGCGGCGGAAAGGAGCCGTAGCCGACCCGAACCGCCCCTGGTGGTGGCCAGCACGCTGCTTGTCCCTGGCTACGTGGACGCGCAGGAAGTGCGGGCCATCGCGCGCTTCATCGCCGCCATTGACCGCAATATCCCGTATGTGCTGCTGGCCTTCGCGCCCGCCTTTCTGATGCACGACCTGCCGTGCACATCCTCGGCGCACGCCCGCGAGGCGCTGGAAGCGGCCCAGGCCGAAGGGCTGACGCGGGTGCGCATCGGTAACCCGCACCTGCTGGACCTGGGCTGGGTTTGAGCGGAGCGCCCTCGGCTTTGCCTGGTGGCGGCACATGGGCTACAATACGCGCACTTGCCGCCCGGGAGGCGTGGATGAACGTCGTGCTTCGCGCTGTGCTGTACATCGCAGGGGTGCTGGTTGTGGCGCTTGCCGCCGTGTGGGTGTTCGGCGAACGGTGGAGGCTCGTCCGTCCTTCCACGCGCCGCTGGTTTGCCGGCGGGTGGCGCAGTCTGCCGCAGAAGATTCACGGGTACGTTTACGCCCGCTGGAGCAACCAGTACATCGGCATCGCCATCCACCGAATGCGGCCCGGCCCTCGCAAGTTTCAGAGCAACTCCGCCGACCACTATCACGGGAAGGTGCTGCCCCATCCTCTGGCCCGCCAGATGGTGGCGCTGAACCACGACCTGAACCTGCGGGATCAGGAGCAAGTCATCCCCTATCCGGTGGCGCGCGACATCGTGCTCCGCAACCCCGATCGCATCGCCGTGTACGATTGCCCGTGCCGCTCGGCCAGGACGAAGCCGTGCCTGCCGCTGGACGTGTGCATGATCATCGGCGAGCCGTTCGTGAGTTTCCTGCTGGAGCACAACCCGGGGTCGGCGCGGGCCATTACACGCGAGGAGGCCCTGGCCATCCTGGAGGCCGAGCATGAGCGCGGGCACGTGCACACGGCGTACTTCAAGGATGCCATGGAGGGCCGCTTCTACGCCATCTGCAACTGCTGCAAGTGCTGCTGCGGCGGCATAGAGGCGATGGTGAGCGCGGGCGTGCCCATGATCGCCTCGTCGGGGTACGTGACGCAGATAGACCCCGGCCGCTGCACCGGATGCGGGCTGTGCGCCGAGGTGTGCCCATTCAAGGCGGTGCGGGTGGAGGAGGACGGCCGAGGCCGGCGGGTGGCGCGGGTGGACGATACGGCCTGCATGGGGTGCGGCGTGTGCCGGGCGCGGTGCGCCTTCGGCGTGCCGGTGCTAGTGCGGGATGCGCGCAAGCCCATCCCGATGGACATCGCGGCGCTGGAAGGCGAGCGGCCGTTTCGGGAGCGGATTCTGGAGTCCGATTTGTGATACCATTTGGAGGATAGCGATGCGATGCGTTTCATGTGGCGGGGAATTGGTTGGGCAAGAGGCGTGCGGGTTGCAGATTGACCGCTGCCATACTTGCGGCGGGATGTGGCTGAACAAGGGCGAACTGGACAGCCTGGTGAGCGCCGAGGACGAGGATGTGAGGTGGATGGACCTGGACCTGTGGGCCGAGGCGCAGAAGGTTACGGGGGCCATGTCTTCGCGCGAATGCCCCTACGGCCACGGGCCGCTGGTTACGCTCACCTACGGGGATTCGGGCGTGCAGGTGGACGTGTGCCGCACGTGCGGCGGCGTGTGGCTGGATTCGGGCGAGTTTGAGCGGATTGTGGACTACCTGGGAGAGCAGGCGGAGTCGCTGTCGCTGTCCGGCTACATCCGGGAGTCGCTCCAGGAGGCGAAGGAACTGGTGGCGGGGGGCGAGGGCCGCGCCGCCGAGTGGAAGGACCTGCGGGCGGTGCTCCGGATGCTGCGGATGCGGCTGGCGGTGGAACACCCGACGATCGCGGCCATCTTGCGGTCGCTCCCGCGCTGAAAGAGGTGCGGGGCCCGGAGGGGTCGGGCCCCGCGTTTGTGGGGTAGAGGGTGCGCCAGAGGGCATTCTGGGCAGACCGTAGAGGGGGCAGGCGTCGGGGGCGCGAACCCCGACGCGGCTGGCACCGCTGCGTGTGTGCGTTCCAGGTTTTGGAACGTTTGTGCTACTGACGGAAGTAGTATAGCACAAACGTTCTAATCTGTCAAGGGGTTTTTGTTTAAAACTTCGTGCATCGGAGGAGTCATGAGCAAACAGATCATCGCGACGGACAAAGCGCCCGCGGCGGCGGGGCCCTACTCGCAGGCGGTGCGGGTGGGCAATCTCGTGTTCACGGCGGGGCAGGTGGGGCTGGTGCCCGGGACGAAGGAGTTCGCCGGGCCCGACATCGCCTCGCAGACGCGCCAGGTGCTCCGGAACATCCAGGGGATTCTGGAGGCTGCCGGCTCGGGCCTGGAGCATGTGGTGAAGACGACGGTGTTCCTGCAGGACATCTCCGAGTGGCCGGCCATGAACGCGGTGTACGCGGAGTTCTTCCCGAAGAACCCGCCGGCGCGGTCGGCGGTGCAGGTGGGCGCGCTGCCGCTGGGGGCGAAGGTGGAGATTGAGGTGGTGGCCGAGGTGCCCGGGGGCCAGCCTCGCTAGGGGAGTGCAATTCGGTTTGGGGGCAACGTAAAGACCCCAAGGGTCTCCCGAACCCTTGGGGTCTCCGGTGATCTCCGAGGTGCCCGGCGGCCCCTCGCGGGGTTTCGCCGCCGCTCCGCACAATGTGCGGGCTGCCGAAGCACGGCTTCAGCAGTCCACAGTCCTGCGCGCCCCTATCGGCCCGCGCTGAAGGTGTAGCGCAAGACGTCGCTGGGGCAAGTGTCCACGCAATTCCCGCAGAGCACGCATTCGGTGTTCTCCATGGACGCGGCTCTCACCATCGCATGGACGTCCAGGCTCATGGGGCAATGGCTCGTGCACCGCTTGCAGTCTGTGCATGCCTCGGCATTCGCCGCTAGGCGCAGCGCAGGCCACGCAAAGCGGTTGCGAATCCAGCGGCCCAGAATCATAAACGGCGCCATCCAGCAGATGGTGTGGCACCCAGCGCGCCGCCCGACAAATACCGCCAACCCGACGAACAGGGCGATGACGATGTAGTAGATGAAGTAGGCGAAGACGATGGGTCGGTCGGGAGATCCCGCGACGGAAATCCCGCCCTCGGTGCCGTAGAAGAAGTCCACGGCGGAGTAACCCCCGGCGCGTATCGCCATCAGCACAATCAGCACAATCAGCGCGATCCATGGAATCCAGATGAGCCACTTGATCCAGTCTATCTTGCGCCCATTGACCCGACGGTTGTTCACCGGCTCTACCATCTCCTGCATGCCGGCCCCGGGGCACACCCAGCCGCACCAAAGCCGTCCCACGAAGAGCGACGACACAAACATCAGCCCGAACATGATGAGGCTGCCATTGACGACGCCGTTCATCGCGCCCTCAATGACGAGGTAGGGCGACAGGTAGTTGAGTGTTATCGGAAACGAAAGGAACGCCAGAATCACCAGCGCCTTGCGAATGCGCTGCCGCAGAGGAAGTTGCTTTACCATCATGTCTCTCCTGAAAGGTATTCTTTGGGGATGTCCCCGTTGCGAATTCGTTGGATGATGCTCTCAATCCACTCTAGGTTGGTGCGGGCTGTCATCTTGCCGATTTCCAATGTCAGCATCCAGAAGAAGAACTCACGAGGGGACCTGACATAGTCCGCATAGGCGTCAATGCGCTCGGGAATTCGGTCATATTGTTGCAGCAGCATCCGCATGTGCTCGGCCGCCCGCTCAAACATGGCGATCACTTCCTCGTCCGGCAGTTGGCCGGCGAAGAAGACCTGGATCATTGGGGCGCTGCGGCTCTGGGCCATGGGCAGGGGGGTTGTGAGCCATTGGCGCAGTTCCTCTCGGCCTGCCTCGGTGATGTGATACACTTTGCGGTCAGGCCGGTCTTCCTGCTCTACGACCTCTACGTCCGCCCAGCCTTTCTCGCTGAGCCGGTTTAGGGTGCGGTAGATTTGAGCCTGGTCTGCCGGCCAAAAATGGCGCACCGACGTGTCAAAGATTTTCTTGAGGTCGTAGCCAGACATAGGACGGTAGGTCAGGAAGCCCAGAATTGCATGTTCTAGAGACATCGCTCGCTCCTATGTTTGTACTGTCCTGTATATGTCTAGTCTAATATATGATTAATCTCATTATATCCAAAGTCTGACTGTGTGTCAAATTCTGGTTCCGCGCGTGAAAAAGCCCGGCGTCGAGGCCGGGCATAGGCGTGGCTTGTGGAGTGGTCGGGGTCTCACCCGATGTTCAGCAGCCGCTTGGCGAGGGCGATCTTGCCGTCCAGGTCGCCCTGGCGGGCCAGCATGATGCGCTGGGCCATGGGCGACCCCGCGCCGTGCATGGATTCTATCAGGTATGCGACAGCACCCGCGCCTGCCACCAGGTTCTCAATGAGGCGCAGGACCTTGACGCGGTCCACCGGGTCCACGCCCTCGGCAGCGGCCAGGTACTTGCGGATGTAGGGGCCCGCGACATGGTCCTCCAAATCTCGCGCCGACGGCAGCGTGCCGAGCAGGCCGCCGGCGATGTCGGTGGCGAGGCGCGCCATCTCGTAGGGGAACCGCGTTACGTTCAGTTTGCACACGTTGGCCAGCAGCAGGTCCACCTCGTAGTTCCCCGCGGCCGTGGGATGGCCCAGGGTGGAGCAGGCGATGCCGCAGGCGAAGAGCGTCTCGTTCAGGTGGATCATCTCCACGATTTTGTCGCGAACGTGGGATGCGGCGGCTACGCCGTTCATGCGCGCGATGAGGGCCGTCGCGCCGATGAGCACGTCGCCCACGCCCACCTTGCAGCCGCCGTAACTCTGGCGGTGGTAGGCGGCGAACCGCTCCACCAATTTGCCGCTCTGGTCCACCTCGCCGTTCAGGAAGATGCGCTCGTTGGGCACGAACACGTCCTCAAAGACGGTGAGCACCTCCTGCCCGCCGAAGGTGGGGTTGCCCACGTCCAGCGTTCCCTCCAACTTGCGGGTGTCGCTGGCCTGGCGGCCGTAGATGTAGTGGATGCCCTTCGTGTTGGTGGGCAGGGCGAAGCAGATGGCCCAATCCTCCTCGCCTGGCCTCATGGCGGCCGTGGGCATGACGATGATCTCGTGCGAGTTGATCATGCCGGTCTG
Coding sequences:
- a CDS encoding 4Fe-4S binding protein is translated as MNVVLRAVLYIAGVLVVALAAVWVFGERWRLVRPSTRRWFAGGWRSLPQKIHGYVYARWSNQYIGIAIHRMRPGPRKFQSNSADHYHGKVLPHPLARQMVALNHDLNLRDQEQVIPYPVARDIVLRNPDRIAVYDCPCRSARTKPCLPLDVCMIIGEPFVSFLLEHNPGSARAITREEALAILEAEHERGHVHTAYFKDAMEGRFYAICNCCKCCCGGIEAMVSAGVPMIASSGYVTQIDPGRCTGCGLCAEVCPFKAVRVEEDGRGRRVARVDDTACMGCGVCRARCAFGVPVLVRDARKPIPMDIAALEGERPFRERILESDL
- a CDS encoding zf-TFIIB domain-containing protein, which produces MRCVSCGGELVGQEACGLQIDRCHTCGGMWLNKGELDSLVSAEDEDVRWMDLDLWAEAQKVTGAMSSRECPYGHGPLVTLTYGDSGVQVDVCRTCGGVWLDSGEFERIVDYLGEQAESLSLSGYIRESLQEAKELVAGGEGRAAEWKDLRAVLRMLRMRLAVEHPTIAAILRSLPR
- a CDS encoding RidA family protein, with the translated sequence MSKQIIATDKAPAAAGPYSQAVRVGNLVFTAGQVGLVPGTKEFAGPDIASQTRQVLRNIQGILEAAGSGLEHVVKTTVFLQDISEWPAMNAVYAEFFPKNPPARSAVQVGALPLGAKVEIEVVAEVPGGQPR
- a CDS encoding 4Fe-4S binding protein, whose translation is MVKQLPLRQRIRKALVILAFLSFPITLNYLSPYLVIEGAMNGVVNGSLIMFGLMFVSSLFVGRLWCGWVCPGAGMQEMVEPVNNRRVNGRKIDWIKWLIWIPWIALIVLIVLMAIRAGGYSAVDFFYGTEGGISVAGSPDRPIVFAYFIYYIVIALFVGLAVFVGRRAGCHTICWMAPFMILGRWIRNRFAWPALRLAANAEACTDCKRCTSHCPMSLDVHAMVRAASMENTECVLCGNCVDTCPSDVLRYTFSAGR
- a CDS encoding PadR family transcriptional regulator — its product is MSLEHAILGFLTYRPMSGYDLKKIFDTSVRHFWPADQAQIYRTLNRLSEKGWADVEVVEQEDRPDRKVYHITEAGREELRQWLTTPLPMAQSRSAPMIQVFFAGQLPDEEVIAMFERAAEHMRMLLQQYDRIPERIDAYADYVRSPREFFFWMLTLEIGKMTARTNLEWIESIIQRIRNGDIPKEYLSGET
- a CDS encoding 4-hydroxybutyryl-CoA dehydratase, which translates into the protein MALKTGKEYVASVENLGLEAHILGEKADDLTRHPLVAPSLRAVAVTYDCAHDAATRPLFRAYSPLIGDEVNRFTHLHQSTQDLMDKVRMQRHCGNLTACCFQRCVGMDAANAVFSVTYECDQAHGTDYHQRFREYWSHVQRHDLVVDGAMTDPKGDRSKRPSEQADPDLYLRVVERRRDGVVVRGAKFHQTGMINSHEIIVMPTAAMRPGEEDWAICFALPTNTKGIHYIYGRQASDTRKLEGTLDVGNPTFGGQEVLTVFEDVFVPNERIFLNGEVDQSGKLVERFAAYHRQSYGGCKVGVGDVLIGATALIARMNGVAAASHVRDKIVEMIHLNETLFACGIACSTLGHPTAAGNYEVDLLLANVCKLNVTRFPYEMARLATDIAGGLLGTLPSARDLEDHVAGPYIRKYLAAAEGVDPVDRVKVLRLIENLVAGAGAVAYLIESMHGAGSPMAQRIMLARQGDLDGKIALAKRLLNIG